The Erigeron canadensis isolate Cc75 chromosome 4, C_canadensis_v1, whole genome shotgun sequence genome window below encodes:
- the LOC122595708 gene encoding serine/threonine-protein phosphatase PP1: protein MSHNKVEGGGGMTTMMMEKGVLDDIIRRLLDGRNGKQVQLHESEIRQLCVNARQIFLTQPILLHLHAPIRICGDIHGQYQDLLRLFEYGGYPPAENYLFLGDYVDRGRQSLETICLLLAYKIRYPDKVFLLRGNHEDAKINRIYGFYDECKRRFNVRLWKIFTDCFNCLPVAALVDEKILCMHGGLSPELENLNQIKEIERPTEIPDNGLLCDLLWSDPDSTIEGWSDSDRGVSCTFGADKVVEFLKKNDLDLICRGHQVVEDGYEFFAKRRLVTIFSAPNYGGEFDNAGALLSVDKSLVCSFEILKPLDYAKKAGTSKLPLKKPAKTGTS from the exons atgaGTCATAACAAGGTAGAAGGAGGAGGAGGgatgacgacgatgatgatggaAAAGGGAGTATTAGATGATATAATAAGGAGATTATTAGATGGCCGAAATGGGAAACAGGTGCAGTTACATGAGTCAGAGATCCGTCAGCTTTGCGTCAACGCTAGACAAATTTTCCTTACTCAACCtattcttcttcatcttcatgcCCCCATCAGGATCTGTG GCGATATACATGGACAATACCAAGACCTATTGCGGCTTTTTGAATACGGTGGTTATCCTCCAGCAGAAAACTATTTGTTTCTTGGTGATTATGTTGATAGAGGTAGACAAAGTTTGGAGACCATATGTTTGCTGCTTGCATACAAGATAAGGTATCCCGATAAAGTGTTCCTTTTAAGGGGAAACCACGAAGATGCCAAAATTAACcgcatttatggattttatgATGAATGTAAAAGAAGATTTAATGTCCGTCTTTGGAAGATATTCACAGACTGCTTCAACTGTTTGCCCGTTGCTGCACTAGTTGATGAAAAGATCCTGTGCATGCATGGTGGGCTTTCCCCGGAACTTGAGAATTTAAACCAAATAAAGGAAATTGAGAGGCCAACTGAGATCCCAGATAATGGGCTTCTTTGTGATCTATTGTGGTCGGATCCGGATTCTACTATTGAAGGGTGGTCAGATAGTGACCGTGGCGTTTCGTGTACTTTTGGTGCTGATAAAGTTGTTGAGTTTCTAAAGAAGAATGATCTTGACCTTATTTGCAGAGGTCATCAG GTTGTAGAGGACGGTTACGAGTTTTTTGCTAAAAGAAGACTAGTGACGATCTTTTCTGCACCAAACTACGGCGGAGAATTTGACAATGCTGGTGCTCTATTGAGTGTTGACAAATCGTTGGTGTGTTCTTTTGAGATATTGAAGCCACTTGATTATGCAAAGAAGGCAGGAACTTCTAAGTTACCTCTTAAAAAG CCAGCAAAAACCGGAACATCCTGA
- the LOC122595555 gene encoding dihydrolipoyl dehydrogenase 2, chloroplastic-like, producing MQSTLSLSSSSAAAGITIRSNGGANDAFNTATATTPNQLRFCGLRKEAFSGCKSAKNNAVLVKRFRRKSEVVFASLSGNGNGSTSSAGGFDYDLVIIGAGVGGHGAALHAVEKGLKTAIIEGDVVGGTCVNRGCVPSKALLAVSGRMRELQNEHHMKSFGLQVAAAGYDRQGVADHAENLATKIRNNLTNSMKNLGVDILTGFGAVVGPQKVKYGTVGGTETVITAKDIIIATGSVPFVPKGVEVDGKTVITSDHALKLETVPEWIVIVGSGYIGLEFSDVYTALGSEVTFVEALDQLMPGFDPEIGKLAQRVLINPRKIDYHTGVFATKITPAKDGNPVRIELIDAKTKEPKDTLEVDAALIATGRAPFTQGLGLESVNVETQRGFIPVDERMRVIDSKGELVPHLYCIGDANGKMMLAHAASAQGISVVEQVSGKDHVLNHLSIPAACFTHPEISMVGLTEPQAREKAEKEGFEVSIAKTSFKANTKALAENEGEGIAKMIYRPDNGEILGVHIFGMHAADLIHEASNAIALGTRIQDIKYAVHAHPTLSEVIDELFKSAKVKSDVPSAVAEPVAV from the exons ATGCAATCCACACTttctttatcatcatcatcagcagcagctggGATCACAATCAGATCCAACGGTGGAGCAAACGACGCGTTCAATACTGCTACTGCTACTACTCCTAATCAGCTCCGATTTTGTGGACTTAGAAAAGAAGCTTTTTCCGGCTGCAAATCAGCTAAAAACAATGCAGTTTTGGTTAAGAGATTTCGACGGAAATCGGAAGTTGTTTTCGCTTCGTTGTCGGGTAATGGAAATGGAAGCACGTCGTCTGCTGGCGGTTTTGATTATGATTTAGTTATTATTGGTGCTGGTGTTGGTGGTCATGGTGCTGCTCTTCATGCTGTTGAAAag GGTCTAAAAACTGCCATTATTGAAGGAGATGTGGTTGGCGGAACATGTGTTAACCGTGGTTGTGTGCCTTCCAAAGCTCTTCTTGCTGTAAGTGGTCGCATGAGGGAGCTTCAAAATGAACACCACATGAAGTCTTTTGGTTTACAG GTTGCAGCTGCTGGTTATGACAGACAGGGGGTTGCTGATCATGCTGAAAATCTCGCCACCAAAATTCGAAATAATTTGACCAATTCAATGAAAAATCTTGGCGTTGACATATTGACAGGTTTTGGAGCTGTTGTG ggtcCACAGAAGGTAAAATATGGAACAGTTGGGGGCACTGAGACAGTTATTACTGCAAAAGATATAATTATAGCTACTGGATCAGTACCATTTGTCCCTAAGGGAGTTGAAGTTGATG GTAAGACGGTAATTACCAGTGATCATGCGCTAAAATTAGAGACGGTACCAGAGTGGATAGTTATTGTTGGAAGTGGTTATATTGGTCTTGAATTCAGTGATGTTTATACTGCACTTGGAAGTGAG GTGACGTTTGTAGAAGCTTTGGATCAGCTAATGCCTGGATTCGACCCTGAAATTGGAAAGCTGGCTCAAAGAGTTCTCATAAATCCTCGAAAGATTGACTATCATACTGGTGTATTTGCAACCAAG ATCACTCCAGCAAAGGATGGTAATCCTGTAAGAATTGAACTTATTGATGCCAAGACAAAAGAACCAAAAGATACATTGGAG GTAGATGCTGCTCTAATTGCAACTGGAAGGGCTCCATTTACGCAAGGGCTTGGTTTGGAGAGT GTGAATGTGGAAACACAACGTGGTTTTATCCCTGTTGATGAGCGCATGCGAGTGATTGATTCAAagggagaatta GTTCCTCACTTGTATTGTATTGGTGATGCTAATGGGAAAATGATGCTTGCTCATGCAGCAAGTGCTCAGGGAATTTCAG TTGTTGAGCAAGTTTCTGGAAAAGATCATGTTCTAAATCATCTGAGCATCCCTGCTGCATGTTTTACACATCCTGAAATTAGTATGGTTGGGTTAACAGAG CCCCAAGCAAGAGAAAAAGCTGAGAAGGAAGGATTTGAAGTTAGCATTGCCAAGACTAGCTTCAAGGCTAACACTAAAGCCCTTGCTGAAAATGAAGGAGAGGGGATTGCTAAG ATGATCTATAGACCTGATAATGGAGAGATCCTTGGGGTTCATATATTTGGGATGCATGCTGCTGATCTTATCCATGAAGCGTCAAATGCTATTGCTCTAGGAACACGTATCCAG GACATCAAGTATGCTGTTCATGCCCATCCAACCTTATCTGAAGTGATCGATGAACTGTTCAAATCAGCAAAG